In a genomic window of Gossypium arboreum isolate Shixiya-1 chromosome 9, ASM2569848v2, whole genome shotgun sequence:
- the LOC108454512 gene encoding uncharacterized protein LOC108454512 isoform X2 translates to MWCASASAPFSHVASSLSSSFHFRVSLFRRPYNDQRERTEQPRNAKVLKLKGFLRRQNVLCATLKDQSQYTEIKPVDSELLSDNPDPEDIIPVGLSSVYFEGSDGRPGFISFYNRQYKRDDEVISNVQRNQNSLLWFIGPAVLVASFILPSLYLRRILSMIFEDSLLTDFLILFFTEALFYCGVAIFLLLIDRLRRPTGLDSTAETLASHLGQRISSVAILVLSLIIPMVTMGLVWPWTGPAASATLAPYLVGIVVQFAFEQYARYQKSPSWPVIPIIFQVYRLHQLNRAAQLVTALSFTVKGAEMTTYNMAINSSLGTLLNVLQCLGVICIWSLSSFLMRFYPSTTRIT, encoded by the exons ATGTG GTGtgcttcagcttctgctccattTTCTCACGTCGCTTCttccctttcttcttcttttcatttcCGG GTAAGCTTGTTTAGAAGACCATATAATGACCAACGAGAGAGGACAGAACAGCCCAGAAATGCTAAAG TGCTGAAGTTGAAGGGGTTTCTAAGGAGACAAAATGTACTTTGTGCTACTTTGAAAGACCAATCTCAGTACACTGAGATCAAACCTGTTGATTCAGAACTGTTAAGTGACAATCCTGATCCTGAAGATATAATTCCGGTTGGCTTATCATCTGTTTATTTTGAGGGAAGTGATGGAAGACCTGGTTTTATTTCATTTTACAATCGCCAATACAAAAGAGACGATGAAGTCATTTCTAATGTGCAGAGGAATCAGAACAGCTTGCTATGGTTTATTGGTCCTGCTGTTCTTGTGGCATCTTTCATTTTGCCCTCACTTTATTTACGTAGGATACTTTCAATGATATTTGAGGACTCCTTATTAACAG ATTTTCTCATATTGTTCTTCACAGAAGCACTTTTCTATTGTGGTGTTGCCATTTTTCTTCTGTTAATTGATCGTCTAAGGAGGCCTACTGGACTAGATTCTACAGCAGAAACCTTGGCCTCTCACTTAGGTCAACGCATCTCTTCTGTTGCTATTCTTGTGCTTAGTCTCATAATTCCCATGGTGACAATGGGTCTAGTCTGGCCCTGGACTGGTCCCGCAGCATCTGCTACTCTCGCCCCTTACCTGGTTGGTATTGTTGTCCAGTTTGCCTTTGAGCAGTATGCAAGATATCAGAAGTCACCTTCATGGCCTGTCATCCCGATAATTTTCCAA GTTTACAGATTGCATCAGCTGAATAGAGCTGCTCAACTAGTGACAGCCCTGTCATTCACAGTGAAAGGTGCTGAAATGACTACATACAACATGGCAATAAACAGCTCTTTGGGAACACTTTTGAATGTACTCCAGTGCCTTGGGGTTATCTGCATTTGGTCACTCTCAAGTTTCCTCATGAGGTTCTACCCTTCCACCACCAGGATTACATAG
- the LOC108454512 gene encoding uncharacterized protein LOC108454512 isoform X1 yields the protein MRCLCLTHSCASASAPFSHVASSLSSSFHFRVSLFRRPYNDQRERTEQPRNAKVLKLKGFLRRQNVLCATLKDQSQYTEIKPVDSELLSDNPDPEDIIPVGLSSVYFEGSDGRPGFISFYNRQYKRDDEVISNVQRNQNSLLWFIGPAVLVASFILPSLYLRRILSMIFEDSLLTDFLILFFTEALFYCGVAIFLLLIDRLRRPTGLDSTAETLASHLGQRISSVAILVLSLIIPMVTMGLVWPWTGPAASATLAPYLVGIVVQFAFEQYARYQKSPSWPVIPIIFQVYRLHQLNRAAQLVTALSFTVKGAEMTTYNMAINSSLGTLLNVLQCLGVICIWSLSSFLMRFYPSTTRIT from the exons ATGCGCTGCTTGTGCTTGACTCACTC GTGtgcttcagcttctgctccattTTCTCACGTCGCTTCttccctttcttcttcttttcatttcCGG GTAAGCTTGTTTAGAAGACCATATAATGACCAACGAGAGAGGACAGAACAGCCCAGAAATGCTAAAG TGCTGAAGTTGAAGGGGTTTCTAAGGAGACAAAATGTACTTTGTGCTACTTTGAAAGACCAATCTCAGTACACTGAGATCAAACCTGTTGATTCAGAACTGTTAAGTGACAATCCTGATCCTGAAGATATAATTCCGGTTGGCTTATCATCTGTTTATTTTGAGGGAAGTGATGGAAGACCTGGTTTTATTTCATTTTACAATCGCCAATACAAAAGAGACGATGAAGTCATTTCTAATGTGCAGAGGAATCAGAACAGCTTGCTATGGTTTATTGGTCCTGCTGTTCTTGTGGCATCTTTCATTTTGCCCTCACTTTATTTACGTAGGATACTTTCAATGATATTTGAGGACTCCTTATTAACAG ATTTTCTCATATTGTTCTTCACAGAAGCACTTTTCTATTGTGGTGTTGCCATTTTTCTTCTGTTAATTGATCGTCTAAGGAGGCCTACTGGACTAGATTCTACAGCAGAAACCTTGGCCTCTCACTTAGGTCAACGCATCTCTTCTGTTGCTATTCTTGTGCTTAGTCTCATAATTCCCATGGTGACAATGGGTCTAGTCTGGCCCTGGACTGGTCCCGCAGCATCTGCTACTCTCGCCCCTTACCTGGTTGGTATTGTTGTCCAGTTTGCCTTTGAGCAGTATGCAAGATATCAGAAGTCACCTTCATGGCCTGTCATCCCGATAATTTTCCAA GTTTACAGATTGCATCAGCTGAATAGAGCTGCTCAACTAGTGACAGCCCTGTCATTCACAGTGAAAGGTGCTGAAATGACTACATACAACATGGCAATAAACAGCTCTTTGGGAACACTTTTGAATGTACTCCAGTGCCTTGGGGTTATCTGCATTTGGTCACTCTCAAGTTTCCTCATGAGGTTCTACCCTTCCACCACCAGGATTACATAG
- the LOC108454735 gene encoding pentatricopeptide repeat-containing protein At1g73400, mitochondrial yields MRRIRFAYLFSALKTPNSFLCNCKYNPSIYGNLLTVARMPIHPPFTVPSFCSNATAFDSSLTDVAKVYATVMDNSNAYDNMEKSLDQLDVPLTTPLVLELLQRLSLEEKLAFRFFTWAASQQDYAHQPQAYNQMIDILSSTKYKVKQFRIVCDMLDYMKRSNRNAVPVEVLLHILRQYTEKHLTHLQKFAKKKKIRVKTQPEINAFNLLLDALCKCSLVEDAEVLFRRMKGRVKPDANSYNILFFGWCRVRNPKRGMSVLEEMIQLGHTPDNFTYNTAIDAFCKAGMVTEAAELFEFMRTKGSTMSSPTAKTYSIMIVALMHNNRMEECFELIGHMMNSGCLPDVSTFKELIEGMSSAGKIEEAYKFLEEMGNKGYPPDIVTYNCFLKVLCDNKKCDEALRLYQRMIDVGCMPSVQTYNMLISMFFQIGDLDGVFETWQEMDRRGCAQDIDTYCIMIDGLFSCNKVEDACFVLEDVINKGLKLPYPKFDSFLMQLSAIGNLQAIHKLSEHMRKFYNPAMARRFALNQKRKSVSLRGK; encoded by the coding sequence ATGAGAAGAATTCGTTTCGCATATCTCTTTTCCGCTCTCAAAACCCCTAATTCGTTCCTCTGCAATTGCAAATATAATCCATCAATTTATGGGAATTTGTTAACCGTTGCACGAATGCCCATTCACCCACCCTTTACAGTCCCCTCATTTTGCTCCAATGCAACTGCCTTTGATTCCAGTCTTACTGATGTGGCTAAGGTGTATGCGACTGTAATGGATAACTCTAATGCATATGATAATATGGAGAAATCGCTTGACCAACTCGATGTCCCATTAACTACCCCTTTGGTTCTTGAGCTTTTGCAAAGGCTTTCTCTTGAGGAGAAACTAGCTTTCAGGTTCTTTACATGGGCTGCGAGTCAACAAGATTATGCCCATCAGCCTCAAGCTTATAATCAAATGATTGACATTTTGTCCAGTACAAAGTATAAGGTTAAACAATTTCGGATTGTCTGCGATATGCTTGATTATATGAAGAGGTCCAACAGAAATGCTGTCCCCGTTGAAGTTTTGCTTCACATTTTGAGACAATATACTGAAAAGCATTTGACCCATCTTCAGAAATTTGCTAAGAAGAAGAAGATAAGAGTGAAAACGCAGCCAGAGATCAACGCTTTTAACTTGCTGTTGGATGCTTTGTGTAAATGTAGTTTGGTTGAGGATGCTGAGGTTCTGTTTAGGAGAATGAAAGGGAGAGTTAAACCAGATGCTAATTCGTACAATATATTGTTTTTCGGTTGGTGTAGGGTTAGGAATCCGAAACGAGGCATGAGCGTTCTGGAAGAAATGATCCAGTTGGGCCATACTCCTGATAATTTTACATACAATACTGCTATTGATGCCTTCTGCAAAGCAGGAATGGTGACTGAGGCAGCTGAACTTTTCGAGTTTATGCGAACAAAAGGGTCAACCATGTCTTCTCCCACTGCAAAAACTTATTCAATCATGATTGTGGCTTTAATGCATAACAACAGAATGGAAGAATGCTTTGAGCTTATAGGTCATATGATGAATAGTGGTTGCCTACCTGACGTGTCCACTTTCAAGGAATTGATCGAAGGGATGTCCTCAGCAGGGAAGATTGAGGAAGCTTACAAGTTCTTGGAGGAGATGGGAAATAAAGGTTACCCACCTGATATAGTTACTTACAATTGTTTCCTCAAGGTCCTTTGCGACAATAAAAAGTGCGATGAAGCTTTGAGGCTATATCAAAGAATGATTGATGTGGGTTGTATGCCGAGTGTGCAAACTTATAATATGTTGATTTCAATGTTCTTTCAGATAGGTGATCTTGATGGGGTGTTTGAGACTTGGCAAGAGATGGATAGGAGGGGATGTGCACAAGACATTGACACTTATTGCATTATGATTGATGGGCTCTTCAGCTGCAATAAAGTGGAAGATGCTTGTTTTGTTTTGGAAGATGTCATAAATAAGGGATTGAAATTACCGTACCCAAAGTTTGACTCGTTTTTGATGCAGCTTTCAGCTATTGGTAACCTCCAAGCCATCCACAAGCTTTCTGAACATATGAGGAAGTTTTACAATCCTGCTATGGCAAGACGTTTTGCCTTGAATCAGAAGAGGAAGAGTGTGAGTTTGAGAGGGAAGTAA